Genomic DNA from Streptococcus uberis:
TCTTCTAAATGTGCAACCAAATCTGCAATAGCTAAAGGATCTAGTCCTAAAAAGGGTTCATCTAATATAAAGAGACTAGGATCAATAATGAAGGCACAAATAATCATCACTTTTTGTTTCATCCCTTTAGAAAACAGGCTTGGAAACCAATCCAATTTATCCGAAAGGCGATACGTTTCTAATAAACTTTCAGCTCTTTGTAAGGCCTTCTCAACAGGGATATCATAGGCCATTGCTGTAATTTCAATATGTTCTTTAAGGGTTAATTCCTCATATAAACTTGGCGTTTCGGGAATAAAACCAATTTTTTTCCTATAGTTTTGATTATCTTGTTCTATACTAAGGCCATCAATTGTTATTTCCCCATTATAAGGTTTTAATAAGCCAATGATTTCTTTAATGGTTGTTGATTTCCCGGCACCATTTAAACCAATTAGGCCAACTAGTTCTCCATCTTCTATTGTAAAAGAAATATTTTTTAACACTGGAATATTAAGGTAACCGCCTGTAAGATTTTCAATTTTTAGCATAAGGTTTCTTTCTAGTCTTTTCAATTCGTATTATCATTATATCAGATTGACCTGTATAATGAATCTGAAAATTTTTATCTTTAAAGGCCTAGCCCAGAAAAAAAGCAATTTAAAAGGGTAGCTTACTGCCACATGGAAAATTTTGTTTAGGGCTTGCCTTTTCCATACAAGAAAAAACAATTAGCCATTCCCTTCCTAAAGCATTTCTTTAGACAGTCATTTTAGTTATATTTTGTTATACTAGTACTATTAAGAAGAAAATGAGGAAGAAATCTATGGACGATTGTATTTTTTGTCAAATCATTAATGGAAACATCCCTTCATCAAAAATATATGAGGATGAACAGGTTTTAGCATTTCTTGATATTTCTCAAACGACTCCTGGACATAGCCTTTTAATTCCCAAAAAACATGTTAAGAATATGTTTGAAATGGATAGTTCAACCGCAAGCGAAACCTTCTCTCGTTTGCCTATGATTGCTCGTGCTGTCCAAAAAGCGACGAAAGCTAGTGCAATGAATATCGTCAATAATAACGGTGAGTTAGCTGGTCAGACTGTATTTCACGCTCATATCCATTTGGTTCCCAGGTATAGTCAAGAGGACGGTCTTTCCATTCAATACACTACTCACGAACCTGACTTTGAAAAGCTTGCCCAATTGGCTGAAAGTATTCAGAAAGAGGTTAATTTATGAAATTAAAACCATTTCTAATATCTAGTTTAACCTCTTTTTTAGCCTATACAGCTTATCACAAGCGACAAACAATCAAAAACAGTGCTAAGGCTTTGAAAGAACAAAAAGATGTGATTCAATTTGATCTTGATCGCATAAAAGCAAATGTCTCATTGATACAAACAGAAGTTCACAAACTACAGGATATTGGTGACGATGTGTCACATAAACTGAAGGTTTTTAATCAGGAGACACAACCATTAGTTTCTCAAATTAAAGACCGTATGGAAAAATACCAGACAGAAGAAAACGAAAACAAGTAAAAACAGTTCCAATTGGAACTGTTTTTATTATGGATTCTGAGTTGTTACTCCTGTCTCAGGTGTGACAGTTGATGGAGGGCTAGCTGGGGAAACCGCTCCGCTGTTACCAGAAATGGTTCCCGTAGTAGTATCTGCTGGAACCGTACCAGAGACAGAACTTGAATAAGTCTGATTGCTACTTTCTGGAGGAATGATTGTGACCGAGTTATTTGGCGCTGAGTAATAAGTGCCCGCAGAGTTGGACTCACTATAGGTTGAAGATTGATTATTTGATGGTACTGATGACGTATCCCCTGTGCTAGAAGACTCTGTATAGGTTACTTTACTGATACCATACAATTCTTCATAGGTAATAGCACTTGTTTTTAACTGCGTTAACTCTGTGAGTCCAAGTTGTTTTCTGATGCGATTTTGGACTTCAAGGAGATGTTCTTCCGTTACAATTTGATAAGAGCCCCCATCAGCTAAGGTTTCTCCTTCCCCTTTTAATTGATAAGATTTTATACTTTTTAGGGCATCAGCATAGCCCAACAACTTAGGAATTGTAGAAGAGGAAATTTCAATGTTAGTCTGCATGTTATTACTTACTGCTTGTAAAATTTTGCGATAAGATGTCACACTATTTAAGGCCAAAATTTTCTGTAACACCTTTTGAATCACTATGCGTTGGCGTTTTTGACGTCCATAATCTCCTTCTGGATCATCGTAACGCATTCGAGCATAGACTAAAGCCTGTTCACCATTGATTTTATGAGTCCCAGGTTCTACTTTTGCCTGATATTCTGGCTCATTGTCCGCAATAGAAATGGGAAAATCAAATTCATTTGTCACCGTAATCCCACCTACTGCATCAACTAAATCGACTAAACCTTGCATATTAATACGGACATAATTATCGATTTTGATGTTTAACAAATCTTGAACGGTCATAATTGCCATCTCTGCACCGCCAGCTGCATAAGCAGCATTTAGTTTGGCTTCTGCTCCATTCATGTCATTTGAACTAGGTCCCGTTAAGGAAATCAATATATCTCTTTCCAAACTAGTCATCGTTGTTTTCTTTGTTTTAGGATTGATAGTGACCAGTATCATTGAATCACTATTACCTTCCCATTTGGATTTTCTTTCAGAAGAACCTGTATCCACACCCATCAATAAAATCGAAAAGGGCTTTGTTTGACTAATGGCTGTGCTTTTTGAGCCTGGAGTTCCAAAGTCTTTGAAGGTTTTTGATAATTCTCCAGTTGAAAACGTATAAGCACTTGTAGCATAGACAGCCAAAGCAAGCACACTCGTCAGTATGATCGCTGATAACATCAAAAAGATTTTTTTTCCAATTTTCATTTAATTTTTTATTTTAGAACTTTTCCCATATAGTATAGATCTAAAAATTCTCCATCCTTTGTTTTCACACCCTTTTTGCGAGTGCCTTCTATCCTAAATCCACATTTTTCATATAATGATTGCGCAATCTCATTTCTAACCTGAACTTGTAGTTCTAATTTTCTTAAAACCGGTGTTTGGTTTGCCCAGTCTATGGCCATTTCTAATAAATCTCGTCCTAACCCGTAGCCACGAAATGGTTTTTGGATGGCCATAAATAGTTCTCCAATATGTTGGCTAGTTTCATGATGACTATTGGTTACATTCAGGATTCCAACAATTTCCTGGTTAATCTTTATAAGTAAGCACAGGTCTGATTCAGATTGATTTTGCAAGTCCAAATATTTTTCGAGTGCCGAGAGAGACGTTTGAGTAACATTTTCTGTCTCTGTGATATAAGTTGTTTCTTCTTCGAGCTCAATAAATAATTGTTTAATGCCGATTGCGTCTGAAGCTCTTGCCTCTTCGATAACAACTTCCATTTCAATCAATAGTTATTTCCTCTAGTAATTGTTGACTTCTTACGCCTTTGGCTTTTAAATCCAGCAAACGACCATCCTCTTTTTTGCTTAAAACAATTTCAAGGTAATCATCAAACAAGGATAAATCTAATAGATTTCCCCATTCAATAACAGTAACACCTCCGCCATAGATAAAGTCATCTAAATCAATCGAGTCTGGATCATCACCAATTCGATATACATCTAAATGATAAAGGGGTAACCGTCCTTGGTATTCTCTAACAATTGTGTAGGTTGGACTTTTAATCATTTGACTAATATCAAGCCCTTTTGCAATACCCTTAGTCAAAGTTGTTTTTCCTGCACCTAATTCACCCGTTAGGATGAGGATATCCCCTTCCTTAAGAAGTTTTCCAAGTTGTGAACCAAAATCCATCAGTTCCATTTCATTTTCACTATAAAACATAGCATTATTATAGCAGAAAACAAATTGACTTCCAAGTCTATTCCATGAGACAAAAAAAGCAAGTAATCAAAGACACTTGCTTTATCGATTAATTAAATAATTGCGAGAATGACAAAATTCAAAATAAATAAGAATGTTGCTCCCCATAAGATAGGGTGAATTTCTTTAGATTTGCCTGTTACAATTTTAACTAAACAATAGAAAATAAAGGCACCCGCAATACCATATGAAATTGAATAACATAAGGCCATGAAGAAAGCTGCGAAAAAGGCTGGAAGAGCATCTTCAAAATTGCTCCAGTCAACATCCAAGAATGATGATACCATCATAACCCCTACTATAATTAAAGCCGGTGCAGTTGCAGCTGCTGGTACAATACCAACGAGAGGAAGGAGTAAGATTGAAAGGAGGAAACACATTGCTGTTGAAACAGCAGTTAAACCAGTTCGTCCACCTTCAGCAATACCTGCTGCAGATTCCACGTAAGTTGTTGTATTAGATGTTCCAAATAAGGCACCGATTGATGTCCCAATAGCATCGGCAAAAAGGGCGCGATCCATTTTGGAACTGAAACCTGTACTATTTTCAAGTGCTTCTTCATCTGCTGCAGAGAAGATACCTGTACGACGACCAGTACCGATAAAAGTACCAATGGTATCAAATGTGTCAGATAAGGAGAAGGCAAAAATTGTCATTAATACTAATGGTAGACGACTCGTATCGCTAAATAAAGATGACATGCCACCAAAAGCAGCAAAAAATGTAGTTCCTAATTCGTTAAAGGCTTGGCCTATATGGTTTGATCCAAAATTGATTGCTGACAAATCAACAACTCCTAAAGGAATACCAACCAATGTTGTCACAATAATACCGATTAAAATAGCGCCTCGAACATTTTTGATGACTAAAACAGCCATTAACAATAAGCCAAAGACTGCTAATAAAACACTTGGGTTCGTAAATGTTGAAATTGCAGGAACAACCCCACCGTTTGCATTCACTGAAAAGATACCTTTCGCGAAAGTTTTAGCGGTTGCTTTGGCAGGTTCAACACCATTTACCGCAACAATATTTTGAGCAGACAATGAAAAATCAATAATATTGGCATTCTTGAAACCTAGATAGGCCACGAATACACCAATTCCTCCACCGATAGCATGTTGTAAGCTTTGAGGAATTGCTTTAATGATACTTTTACGAACTTTTGTGACTGTAATAAAAATGTTAAATAGACCACAGATAAATACCATCGCGAGTGCTTCTTGCCAAGAAAAACCAAGGCCAAAAACGACTGTGTAGGTAAAGAATGCATTTAGTCCCATACCTGGAGCTAGTGCATAAGGTACATTTGCAAATAGTCCCATAATAAGCGTTGAAATGGCAGCAGCAATGATAGTAGCTAAAAATACTGCCTTAGTTGGCATACCTGCAGCCCCAAGAATACTTGGGTTGACAAATAAGATATAGGACATCGCAAAGAATGTTGTCAGACCAGCAACAATCTCTGTTGAAACGGTTGTACCGTTTTCTTTTAATTTAAAAAACTTTTCCATTTGAATGGAGTCTCCTTAGTGTAAAAGTAAAATCAAAAAAAGCGTCATCCTAAATGACTGGCTTTCCTTATCATCTTATATCGTTTCAAACGACACCATTTATAGTACCACTTGCAGAATCACTTTTCAAACTATTTTTCAAAATTTTTAATAAACGTTCGCTTTTTCGGGGGAATCGCTAGCGCTTTTAAAAGATTTATAATCATTACTATTGAAATGACAGTTTTTTTGTTATACTTTAAGCATGACTAATAAAATTATTGCAATCGATTTAGATGGAACATTATTACACCACGATAACACAATTTCAGAATACACTAAAAAGGTTATCCAAAAAGTACAAGAGAAAGGGCATCAAGTTGTTATTTCAACTGGAAGACCCTATCGAATGGCCTTAGATTATTACATGCAACTGCAATTAAAAACACCTATGATAACATTTAACGGCTCTTTAACTCACATGCCCGAACAAAAATGGGAGTATGAACATAATGTTACTTTAAATAGGAAGTATTTATTTGATATCCTGAAATGCCAGAACGATTTCAAAATGGATTTTATTGCCAGTGAGTACCGCAAAAACTTCTACATTACACTTTCCAATCGTGATAAAATTGATCCCCAACTCTTTGGTGTTGATGAAATTACGGATGACATGAAACTTGAAGAAAGCAAAATCACACGCAATCCAAATGCCCTATTAATGCAAACTCATCATGAGGATAAATATGCATTAGCTAAAAATATGAGAGCTTACTTTGATGACGAAATAGAGGTTGATTCTTGGGGCGGTCCATTAAATATTTTAGAGATTTCTCCTAAAAACATAAATAAAGCCTATGCACTTAATTATTTGTTGAAAATTATGAATAAAGATAACAAAGACTTAATTGCTTTTGGCGATGAGCATAACGATACCGAAATGTTGGCTTTTGCAGGAACGGGATATGCTATGAAAAACGCAAGTCCTGTTTTATTACCTTATGCAGATCAGCAATTGGACTATAGTAACGAAGAAGACGGCGTAGCTAAAAAGCTTGAAGAGCTTTTCTTATGAGTAAAAACGAAACCACTTTTTGAATAAAAGTGGTTTTTTTGGCATTATTTTGCTTATTAAACACTTTTAAGTTTTCATATTTTTTCTGTCACTTTCACTCTTTTTCCTGTATTTTCTTCTAAAATATTTCCATTCAATCATAATATAATACCGATATTTAGGGAAAAATGATTATATCCTACTAAATTCTGAAAAGATTTTCATATTTTATAATTATTTT
This window encodes:
- a CDS encoding GNAT family N-acetyltransferase; this encodes MEVVIEEARASDAIGIKQLFIELEEETTYITETENVTQTSLSALEKYLDLQNQSESDLCLLIKINQEIVGILNVTNSHHETSQHIGELFMAIQKPFRGYGLGRDLLEMAIDWANQTPVLRKLELQVQVRNEIAQSLYEKCGFRIEGTRKKGVKTKDGEFLDLYYMGKVLK
- a CDS encoding HIT family protein codes for the protein MDDCIFCQIINGNIPSSKIYEDEQVLAFLDISQTTPGHSLLIPKKHVKNMFEMDSSTASETFSRLPMIARAVQKATKASAMNIVNNNGELAGQTVFHAHIHLVPRYSQEDGLSIQYTTHEPDFEKLAQLAESIQKEVNL
- a CDS encoding ABC transporter ATP-binding protein → MLKIENLTGGYLNIPVLKNISFTIEDGELVGLIGLNGAGKSTTIKEIIGLLKPYNGEITIDGLSIEQDNQNYRKKIGFIPETPSLYEELTLKEHIEITAMAYDIPVEKALQRAESLLETYRLSDKLDWFPSLFSKGMKQKVMIICAFIIDPSLFILDEPFLGLDPLAIADLVAHLEEEKKKGKSILMSTHVLDSAEKMCDRFIILHKGQIKAQGTLEELRKSFGQSGASLNDIYLMLTKEV
- a CDS encoding NCS2 family permease, whose protein sequence is MEKFFKLKENGTTVSTEIVAGLTTFFAMSYILFVNPSILGAAGMPTKAVFLATIIAAAISTLIMGLFANVPYALAPGMGLNAFFTYTVVFGLGFSWQEALAMVFICGLFNIFITVTKVRKSIIKAIPQSLQHAIGGGIGVFVAYLGFKNANIIDFSLSAQNIVAVNGVEPAKATAKTFAKGIFSVNANGGVVPAISTFTNPSVLLAVFGLLLMAVLVIKNVRGAILIGIIVTTLVGIPLGVVDLSAINFGSNHIGQAFNELGTTFFAAFGGMSSLFSDTSRLPLVLMTIFAFSLSDTFDTIGTFIGTGRRTGIFSAADEEALENSTGFSSKMDRALFADAIGTSIGALFGTSNTTTYVESAAGIAEGGRTGLTAVSTAMCFLLSILLLPLVGIVPAAATAPALIIVGVMMVSSFLDVDWSNFEDALPAFFAAFFMALCYSISYGIAGAFIFYCLVKIVTGKSKEIHPILWGATFLFILNFVILAII
- the tsaE gene encoding tRNA (adenosine(37)-N6)-threonylcarbamoyltransferase complex ATPase subunit type 1 TsaE, which gives rise to MFYSENEMELMDFGSQLGKLLKEGDILILTGELGAGKTTLTKGIAKGLDISQMIKSPTYTIVREYQGRLPLYHLDVYRIGDDPDSIDLDDFIYGGGVTVIEWGNLLDLSLFDDYLEIVLSKKEDGRLLDLKAKGVRSQQLLEEITID
- the lytR gene encoding glycopolymer--peptidoglycan transferase LytR, translating into MKIGKKIFLMLSAIILTSVLALAVYATSAYTFSTGELSKTFKDFGTPGSKSTAISQTKPFSILLMGVDTGSSERKSKWEGNSDSMILVTINPKTKKTTMTSLERDILISLTGPSSNDMNGAEAKLNAAYAAGGAEMAIMTVQDLLNIKIDNYVRINMQGLVDLVDAVGGITVTNEFDFPISIADNEPEYQAKVEPGTHKINGEQALVYARMRYDDPEGDYGRQKRQRIVIQKVLQKILALNSVTSYRKILQAVSNNMQTNIEISSSTIPKLLGYADALKSIKSYQLKGEGETLADGGSYQIVTEEHLLEVQNRIRKQLGLTELTQLKTSAITYEELYGISKVTYTESSSTGDTSSVPSNNQSSTYSESNSAGTYYSAPNNSVTIIPPESSNQTYSSSVSGTVPADTTTGTISGNSGAVSPASPPSTVTPETGVTTQNP
- a CDS encoding Cof-type HAD-IIB family hydrolase — encoded protein: MTNKIIAIDLDGTLLHHDNTISEYTKKVIQKVQEKGHQVVISTGRPYRMALDYYMQLQLKTPMITFNGSLTHMPEQKWEYEHNVTLNRKYLFDILKCQNDFKMDFIASEYRKNFYITLSNRDKIDPQLFGVDEITDDMKLEESKITRNPNALLMQTHHEDKYALAKNMRAYFDDEIEVDSWGGPLNILEISPKNINKAYALNYLLKIMNKDNKDLIAFGDEHNDTEMLAFAGTGYAMKNASPVLLPYADQQLDYSNEEDGVAKKLEELFL